A region of the Amycolatopsis sp. cg13 genome:
GCACAGCCGCGACAGCGGGCCGGACGGGTCGAGGATCGTCCAGTGCGCCCCGGCCCGCAGCGTCTTGTAGACGATGCCGCCGCCGAGGAACGACTTGCCGCCGCCCAGTCCGGCGACCATCGCGGTGAGGCCCGAACCGTCGCGGATTTCCTGCGCCATCCACGGGTCCCAGGCCACCGGCCGCCGCGTCGCGGTCACCGTTTCGCCGAGCAGGATCCCGCGCCGGTCGCCGACCTCCGCGGTCGCGGTGGGCACCGCGGACGCCGTCCACACCACCGAACCGCGGCGCATGTACGCGCCCGAGGCCAGCGGCTCGCCCGGGATGAACTCCCGGGCCATCGCGTACTGGGCTTCCGGGTGCTCGATGGCGATCTTCGGCTTGTACAGGTCCAGCAGCTGCTGAGCCAACCGCAATGCGTCGCGCTCGGTCGGGCCGGACACCGCGAGGCGCCACCACGACCGCACGCGCGTGGCGAGCGCGGTGAAGCCCGACGTCATCTCGTCGTCGATCTCCAGCACCCGGCCGGCTTGCCGGGCCAGCGACTGCGGCGGTTCCAGCTCGTGCTCGTCGGTGTAGTGCTTGACCTGCGAGCGGACCTTGTTCATTTGCCGCTGCAGTTCGCCGGACACCTCTTCCGGCCGCCGCACGTAGATCCGCGCGGACACCTCGACCGCCGCGGGCAGCCGGTCCGCGTGCTGGATCCACGGGTCGTCGACCTCGGGGATCTGCAGCCCGTGCATCTGCCCGACGGTGAGCACCGCGAGATGCCGCGACACCCCGGCGTTCGACCCGGTTCGGCCGCGCACGGTGACCGTGGGCGCGTACGGGTCGGCGTGGAAATCCGCCGCGTCGGTGAAGCTGGCGAGGTCCTCGGGCTCCCACGCCGCGCCCGGCACCGCGGGCATGTTCCGCGGCGCGGGCAGGCCCAGCGAGCACGAGCGGTGCATCAGCCAGGACATCTCCTCGGCGTGCACCGGGCGGCCCTCCAGCCCGGCGCTGCCGATGACCTGGTCGAGGTGCTCGATCTCGGAGTCGAGCGCGGCCAGTTCGGCGTCGACCGCCTCGGGCAAGATCCGGCGCAGCACCGGCGCGGCGCGTTCGACCGCGCGGTCCACCATGCGCCGGGTCTGCACCTGGACGCCGAGATAGACCTCTTTTTCCGCCATCGAGCGGCCCATCAGCTGCTGCTGCTCGCCGATCAGGTAGTCGTCGAACGACAGCGCGCCCGGCACGTCGCCCGGCCTGCCGACCGCGTTGTGCACGTGCGCCTCGGCCCACATCCGGATCGGGTACGGCCGGTTCGTGACGCGCAGGTGCAGCCAGCGGCCCTGCAGTTCGGCGTACTGGCCCGCGATGGCCGCGATCAAGTCGCGGCGCTGCGAATCGGAACGGAACGACCAGCGCTGCGGCGCGAGCCGGTACCAGGCGTACACCTCGTACCCGGTCCGCAGCAGGTGGCCGTCGATGCTGCGCGCGGCGATCGACGGCGTGTACGCCGGTATCGCCTGCTCACCGGGCAGCCGGCGGCCCTTGCCGCCGGAGTTCTTGCCGCCGGACGGCGGACGGCCCTGCGGTGGCGCGTTCCACGCGCCGGCAGGGACGTCTTGCTCCCGTTTCCCTCGGCTTCCGCCGCGACCGAACAACGACTACCTCCCGGCCCGAGCCGCGGGGCGGCTCCGGCGCGCTCGTGGTGCTCCCTGTTTCCCGGCACTCGCGCCAGCACCGCGACGGGGGTCGCGGTGCTGGTACTGCCGCCTTCTCTTGTGCTTCGGCAGCGGGCGCTCCGCCCGCACCCGGACCCGGCTGGCGCTCGCCGCGCCGCCCGTGCCCGAGGACCGTTCGCGCGGCGCGCGCAATTCCTGGCCCATCATCGCGATCACCGCGCCCAGCGGGCGCTCGTGACTGATCTTGGCGGTGATCAGCCTGGTGATCACGATCGTGGCCACGAACGCCCACGCCGTGGAAAAGAACCCGAAACTCCAGCCGACCCACCGCTCCACGGTGAGCACGACCAGGAAGACCGGAATGCCGACGAGCCATGCCACGTATCGGGCTCGCCAGGGAAAAGTCGCTTTCGGCGGGCCGAGCCAGACGGCATCGACCCGGTACACCTCGTCATCGGTCCTGATCCGCACGCCTGCTCCGCCTCAGCCGGTGAAGAGGCCGGCGATCCACTGGCCCACGTTGACGCCCGCCCCGCTGACCGCGAGTCCGATGATCGCGAGCGCGATGACCACGCCGGCGAGCCGTCGCATGACCCCCGCGTTGTCGCCCTTGCCGCCGCCGAGCCACAGCAGCAGCAACGCCACCGCCAGCAGCACGAGCGGGATGACGTTGTCGAGCAGCCAGGTGCGGACGTTGCTGGTGCCGAGCCCTTCGGCCACGAACGTCTCGAGGGCGGTCATGCTGGTCATCGCGATACTCCCGGTGCACGGTTGGCGCCGCGCTGTTCTGGCTTCGGCGAAGCTACGAACACCATCATGGCGTTACAAGGGGTAATGGTCAAAGCGCGCTGCGTAGATGTCGACTTGTGGTTAACGGGCGGGTGCTGCGGTCCGGTGGTCAGGATTCCTCGCCCTCCATCATCGTGGCAAGGGTGCTCCGGAATAACCCAAGCCACCCGGATTGCGCAGTGTTCCGGCGGTGCGGCTCCGCAAAACGTGCGGCGCTCACTCTCAGTGCGCCCCGGACCGGCGTGTCGGGCAGGCACCAGTGTGGCATGCCCCGATCGGCGTTCCGCCGCGAGTCCGGTGAGT
Encoded here:
- a CDS encoding ATP-binding protein, translating into MFGRGGSRGKREQDVPAGAWNAPPQGRPPSGGKNSGGKGRRLPGEQAIPAYTPSIAARSIDGHLLRTGYEVYAWYRLAPQRWSFRSDSQRRDLIAAIAGQYAELQGRWLHLRVTNRPYPIRMWAEAHVHNAVGRPGDVPGALSFDDYLIGEQQQLMGRSMAEKEVYLGVQVQTRRMVDRAVERAAPVLRRILPEAVDAELAALDSEIEHLDQVIGSAGLEGRPVHAEEMSWLMHRSCSLGLPAPRNMPAVPGAAWEPEDLASFTDAADFHADPYAPTVTVRGRTGSNAGVSRHLAVLTVGQMHGLQIPEVDDPWIQHADRLPAAVEVSARIYVRRPEEVSGELQRQMNKVRSQVKHYTDEHELEPPQSLARQAGRVLEIDDEMTSGFTALATRVRSWWRLAVSGPTERDALRLAQQLLDLYKPKIAIEHPEAQYAMAREFIPGEPLASGAYMRRGSVVWTASAVPTATAEVGDRRGILLGETVTATRRPVAWDPWMAQEIRDGSGLTAMVAGLGGGKSFLGGGIVYKTLRAGAHWTILDPSGPLSRLCDLPEIRPYARPINLLNAQPGILNPYRVVADPLIEHFMDEEDPERSWRREKALAGATRRRLVLDVLTGVLPYEVSRMAQTRIVLLRAVRAVGGRFDADPGQVIDALRRDSSEHHEHAVVVADFLDEMRERMALLIPETDADPYSETRDDRMTVLTMAGLTLPKDGVPREYWTDAESLGVEMLNLAAWLTQRSVYEKPKELRKGVWIDEAFFLSEVPTGRVLMNRFARDSRKWNVRVLLSSQIPADFLKIQGFVALLDSVFVGRLDDDDAQADALRLLKVPVGVGYEQVVAALGRRPGAQRGLERDMEPRQFIFGDGAGGVERIRVDFSGPHLDPLRAVMDTTPGSPDARTKPGSELVVPHEDEAKPYVPAPPEDDELEHDFELQAELEVGLADEQLLGSPDPLASETGEVEGAVRNGRQEDRHARAGGKGGGTGRDAA